From a region of the Fervidicoccaceae archaeon genome:
- a CDS encoding 3-methyl-2-oxobutanoate dehydrogenase subunit beta: MGNYKKYVLPGDAACPGCPIPIGLKVVSSATDGKAILVIPACCTSVVVGSAPKSSLNMPVVHVPFASAASVASGIREALLKRNKEDMSVIVWAGDGGTADIGMASLSGAAERNSDIIYIMYDNEAYMNTGIQRSSSTPEGAWTTTTPILGKTEQKKDVAKIMMSHNVPYVATASIAYPHDFYNKLTRALKIKGFRFIQLHSPCPVGWRFDASLTVDVAKAAVETGMWILYEYRDGKLEFSNPSKYLIEHNGFKPIEDYLKLQGRFSIIGRERIKELYAERDRNIEWFKKLL, encoded by the coding sequence TTGGGAAACTATAAGAAATATGTTTTACCAGGAGATGCTGCGTGTCCGGGATGCCCAATACCGATAGGATTGAAAGTAGTTTCCAGTGCTACCGATGGAAAGGCCATTCTGGTTATTCCAGCCTGCTGCACATCAGTTGTAGTTGGAAGCGCACCTAAGTCATCTCTCAACATGCCTGTTGTACATGTGCCTTTTGCCAGCGCCGCTTCAGTAGCTTCAGGCATAAGAGAAGCACTGCTCAAGAGAAACAAGGAAGATATGAGCGTCATAGTTTGGGCAGGCGATGGAGGTACAGCAGACATTGGGATGGCATCGCTCAGTGGTGCTGCTGAAAGAAACTCAGACATCATATATATAATGTACGACAATGAAGCATACATGAATACGGGGATCCAGAGAAGCAGTTCTACTCCGGAAGGAGCCTGGACCACAACAACTCCGATCCTGGGAAAAACAGAACAGAAGAAGGACGTAGCGAAAATAATGATGTCGCATAATGTCCCATATGTAGCTACAGCAAGCATAGCTTATCCGCACGACTTCTATAACAAGCTAACTAGAGCTTTGAAAATAAAGGGGTTCAGATTCATCCAGCTCCATTCTCCTTGCCCAGTTGGGTGGAGGTTCGATGCTTCTCTCACGGTTGATGTAGCAAAAGCTGCTGTGGAAACTGGGATGTGGATTCTGTATGAGTATAGAGATGGGAAGCTTGAGTTCTCGAATCCAAGCAAATATTTAATTGAGCACAATGGCTTCAAACCAATTGAGGATTACTTGAAGCTTCAGGGAAGATTCAGCATCATTGGAAGAGAGAGAATAAAGGAGCTATATGCTGAAAGAGATAGAAACATTGAATGGTTCAAAAAGCTGCTCTGA
- a CDS encoding FeoA domain-containing protein, producing MKRLSEAKEGEEVKVLEIVGGNAVLSKLLRLGVVPGTEMRIVRNSYGPIIAEVRKIQVAFGRGIAEKIIVEEIEKKENNT from the coding sequence ATGAAGAGGCTGAGTGAAGCTAAGGAAGGAGAGGAAGTAAAGGTACTGGAAATAGTAGGTGGAAATGCTGTGCTCTCGAAGCTCCTTCGGCTGGGGGTAGTTCCAGGCACAGAAATGAGGATAGTTCGCAACTCGTATGGTCCAATTATAGCTGAGGTGAGGAAAATACAGGTTGCTTTTGGAAGAGGAATAGCAGAGAAAATAATAGTTGAGGAGATTGAAAAAAAGGAGAATAATACTTGA
- the hisS gene encoding histidine--tRNA ligase: MRKAEIPRGFRDFPPELMRARLKVIDRVRKIFEVAGFPPMDTPSLEYWETLAGKYGPEAEEKLVWRFKDPFSDKEYALRYDLTVPLARFISQHPEIQLPFKRHQISLVWRHEEPQRGRYREFLQADIDTVGSPYVEADAEIINTISMCLENLGLNDYLVRVNHRGLLRELVEKKFGQQSLTILRTIDKLDKIGENGVRSELIRIGLSNEQIDELSSMLVKSKLNEVRDALKDLAGGEQSKYIEELEQLGSLLYSKDKAMFDFSLVRGLDYYTGIIFEVVLTEGSPGSVSGGGRYDNLISMFKGEPLPATGGSLGIERIIDVMLERKLINLREAINGAFIVVLDESVYREAWNYAMELRKRGIIVEMDLLRRTPEKQKKRMNAMNYKYAIYFGKKEAESRVVTIVDRESGSRAELGIGESIKMMELKLKNEEAE, from the coding sequence ATGCGCAAGGCTGAGATCCCAAGAGGCTTTAGAGATTTCCCCCCAGAGCTGATGAGGGCAAGGTTGAAGGTTATAGATAGAGTTAGGAAAATATTTGAGGTTGCTGGTTTTCCCCCAATGGATACCCCATCATTAGAATATTGGGAGACACTAGCAGGCAAATATGGACCAGAGGCAGAGGAAAAGCTCGTATGGAGATTTAAGGATCCTTTCAGCGATAAGGAGTATGCTCTGAGATATGATTTGACTGTACCTTTGGCTCGCTTCATTTCCCAGCACCCAGAGATCCAGCTTCCGTTCAAGAGACACCAAATATCGCTAGTATGGAGACATGAAGAACCTCAGAGAGGCAGGTACAGAGAATTTCTGCAAGCTGATATAGATACTGTGGGCTCTCCCTATGTTGAAGCGGATGCAGAGATTATAAACACTATTTCAATGTGTCTTGAAAATCTAGGACTCAATGACTATCTTGTTAGAGTGAACCATCGAGGACTGCTGAGAGAGTTAGTTGAAAAGAAATTTGGTCAGCAATCTCTAACAATTCTTAGGACAATAGACAAGCTAGACAAAATCGGGGAAAATGGAGTTAGAAGCGAGCTGATTAGAATTGGTCTATCAAATGAGCAGATAGATGAGCTCTCATCCATGCTCGTTAAATCTAAATTGAATGAAGTTAGGGATGCTTTAAAAGATTTGGCAGGCGGAGAGCAAAGCAAGTATATAGAGGAGCTGGAGCAGCTTGGGTCTCTACTTTACTCTAAGGATAAGGCGATGTTTGATTTCAGCCTGGTGAGAGGACTGGATTACTATACTGGGATAATATTTGAAGTTGTGCTGACAGAAGGTAGTCCAGGATCGGTTTCTGGAGGAGGCAGGTACGACAACTTGATCTCAATGTTCAAGGGGGAGCCTCTCCCAGCTACTGGAGGAAGCCTGGGAATAGAGAGAATAATTGATGTAATGTTGGAGAGGAAGCTGATAAATCTGAGAGAAGCTATTAATGGGGCCTTCATTGTAGTTCTCGATGAATCCGTATACAGGGAAGCATGGAACTATGCTATGGAGCTGAGGAAAAGGGGGATAATTGTTGAGATGGATCTGCTTCGAAGGACTCCAGAAAAGCAGAAAAAGAGAATGAACGCAATGAACTATAAATACGCAATATATTTCGGCAAGAAGGAAGCTGAAAGTAGAGTGGTAACAATAGTAGATAGAGAGAGTGGGTCTAGAGCAGAGCTGGGAATTGGAGAGTCTATAAAAATGATGGAGTTGAAACTTAAGAATGAAGAGGCTGAGTGA
- a CDS encoding HAD hydrolase-like protein: protein MSEWIAILDYDMTIVDSLKIFYRVYNDLLRKYFGEEVSIDEFREMFCKNTIDEYKTYPPSFWEEFKQLYRAMHPSEISPMPGLGNFLKVLEKLGMEAYIITGRGVEPQDIERELRFLNIEKFSGKIRTLKGSGGEHPFDKTEEVRKLLSEKKEYKCIMFGDYADDIIAAKKNGCLAVGITNGCKSPEYFKRMGADYVIKDLEEGAELVNRIVILPP, encoded by the coding sequence ATGAGTGAGTGGATTGCTATTCTCGACTACGATATGACCATAGTTGACAGCCTGAAAATATTCTATAGAGTTTACAACGATCTTCTCAGGAAGTACTTCGGGGAGGAAGTAAGTATTGATGAATTCAGAGAGATGTTCTGCAAAAATACAATAGATGAATACAAAACTTACCCCCCCAGTTTTTGGGAAGAATTCAAGCAGTTATATAGAGCCATGCATCCAAGCGAGATCTCTCCCATGCCAGGGCTGGGAAATTTCCTGAAAGTTCTTGAAAAATTGGGAATGGAGGCCTATATCATAACTGGGAGAGGGGTAGAGCCGCAGGATATAGAAAGGGAACTCCGCTTTCTGAACATAGAAAAATTCTCGGGGAAGATAAGGACGCTTAAAGGCTCTGGAGGAGAGCATCCATTTGACAAGACAGAGGAAGTTAGAAAGCTCCTCTCTGAAAAGAAGGAATACAAATGCATAATGTTCGGCGACTATGCAGATGATATAATAGCAGCTAAGAAGAATGGCTGCTTGGCAGTGGGCATTACGAATGGCTGCAAGTCCCCAGAATATTTCAAAAGAATGGGGGCAGATTACGTTATAAAAGATTTGGAAGAAGGAGCTGAGCTTGTTAATAGGATTGTGATCCTTCCTCCCTAG
- the argF gene encoding ornithine carbamoyltransferase, with the protein MDPRKLKGRDFLSINDFTELEMRYVIDTARELKRLYYMGKRRVNLLRNKVLFLIFQKPSTRTRLSFEIAMKQLGGEAIYSGWNELQLGRGEEISDTARVLSRYGDGIVARVYGQESLEELAKYAEIPVINALSDLEHPVQALSDMMTIEEVFGKLENITISFVGDGRDNVLNSLMISSLKLGANFRIATPDELSPLESYVKIASEIADDKDLEFFITNDPREAVDGADVVYTDTWVSMGKEEEASRRKSILAPYQVNSELFSLANEKAVFMHCLPAHKGEEVSRDVFESSRSIVWQQAENRLHLQKGLLSILI; encoded by the coding sequence ATGGATCCCAGGAAATTGAAGGGTAGAGATTTTCTTTCTATAAATGATTTCACCGAGCTGGAAATGAGATATGTAATCGATACTGCCCGCGAGCTGAAGAGGTTATACTACATGGGAAAGAGAAGGGTTAACCTTCTGAGAAACAAAGTTCTCTTCCTCATATTTCAGAAACCTAGCACGAGAACAAGACTCAGCTTTGAAATTGCCATGAAGCAGCTGGGAGGAGAGGCAATTTATTCTGGATGGAATGAGCTTCAGCTTGGAAGGGGTGAGGAAATATCTGATACTGCCCGCGTTCTCTCCAGATATGGGGACGGGATCGTGGCAAGAGTCTACGGACAGGAAAGTCTAGAGGAGCTGGCAAAATATGCAGAGATCCCAGTCATAAATGCGCTGAGCGATCTAGAGCATCCAGTGCAGGCTCTATCCGATATGATGACTATCGAGGAAGTCTTTGGAAAATTGGAGAACATAACAATATCCTTTGTTGGAGATGGAAGAGATAATGTTCTGAACAGCCTCATGATTTCCTCTCTCAAGCTTGGAGCAAATTTCAGAATAGCCACCCCAGACGAGCTGAGCCCGCTAGAGAGCTATGTAAAAATTGCCTCGGAAATAGCTGATGATAAGGATCTGGAGTTCTTCATTACTAACGACCCTAGAGAGGCTGTCGATGGAGCAGATGTCGTATATACGGATACTTGGGTCAGCATGGGGAAGGAAGAAGAGGCCAGTAGAAGAAAAAGCATTCTGGCACCCTATCAAGTCAACAGCGAACTCTTTTCTCTGGCAAACGAGAAAGCAGTATTCATGCACTGTCTGCCTGCTCACAAGGGAGAGGAAGTTTCCAGGGATGTCTTTGAATCAAGCAGGAGCATTGTATGGCAGCAGGCTGAGAACAGATTGCATTTGCAGAAAGGTCTCCTTTCCATTCTCATCTGA